Proteins found in one Verrucomicrobiota bacterium genomic segment:
- a CDS encoding helix-turn-helix domain-containing protein: MDACNGGLFVSSGSGWHPERKLDSWELILMRSGTLHLWEEEQRFELGPGHTLVLWPRRRHGPLAPYQRDTSFYWVHFHLRARCQTPAAVTVPQRACLPESLRLVELFHRFLDDQERGRLEPNYASVLLKLMLLEVATQSCRQNDRAHSTASLASQAHVMITRRFREPITTSTIAAGLCCNPDYLGRIYRESFGHSLTEAIHRCRMQHARNLLLLTALNVKEISSACGFETADYFRRLFRRYHGMQPVEFRALHLRQHTNAL; this comes from the coding sequence TTGGACGCCTGCAACGGCGGGCTCTTTGTCTCCTCCGGTTCCGGGTGGCACCCGGAAAGGAAACTGGATTCGTGGGAACTGATCCTGATGCGTTCCGGGACCCTGCATCTCTGGGAGGAGGAACAACGTTTTGAACTCGGCCCCGGCCACACCCTCGTGCTCTGGCCGCGGCGACGCCATGGTCCGCTCGCCCCGTACCAACGCGACACGTCCTTTTACTGGGTTCATTTCCACCTTCGTGCCCGGTGCCAGACCCCGGCGGCGGTGACCGTCCCGCAACGCGCCTGTTTGCCGGAATCGCTCCGGCTGGTCGAGCTGTTTCACCGGTTTCTCGATGACCAGGAACGGGGCCGCCTCGAACCCAATTACGCCAGCGTGCTGCTTAAGCTTATGCTTCTCGAGGTGGCGACACAGTCTTGCAGACAAAATGACCGTGCCCATAGCACCGCCAGCCTGGCTTCTCAGGCTCACGTCATGATCACCAGACGATTCCGTGAACCGATCACCACCTCCACGATCGCCGCTGGCCTGTGCTGCAACCCGGACTACCTTGGACGCATTTACCGCGAATCGTTCGGCCACAGCCTCACCGAAGCCATTCACCGTTGTCGCATGCAACACGCCCGAAACCTCTTGCTGCTCACCGCGCTCAACGTAAAGGAGATTTCTTCGGCGTGCGGTTTTGAAACGGCCGACTATTTCCGGCGGTTATTCCGCCGGTACCACGGCATGCAACCCGTCGAGTTTCGCGCCCTGCACCTCCGGCAGCACACCAACGCGCTTTAA